In Halorhabdus tiamatea SARL4B, a genomic segment contains:
- a CDS encoding 30S ribosomal protein S27e: protein MPGNFYSVRCPDCENEQVVFGKAASEVVCAVCGNTLVRPTGGKATIEGDVLETVEQR from the coding sequence ATGCCGGGGAACTTCTACAGCGTCCGATGCCCGGACTGTGAGAACGAACAGGTCGTCTTCGGCAAGGCAGCGAGTGAAGTCGTCTGTGCCGTCTGTGGGAACACGCTCGTCCGACCGACCGGTGGAAAAGCCACCATCGAAGGCGACGTACTCGAGACGGTCGAACAACGATGA
- a CDS encoding HAH_0734 family protein yields the protein MKRLIIHGDPGIRKDAVIEYEGEEYVCFGINRQGDWHGPDRPQLWCTVGSEDEREDFERRNYIPMHMETLSADAETITVVEAA from the coding sequence ATGAAGCGACTCATCATCCACGGCGACCCCGGCATCCGCAAGGACGCCGTCATCGAGTACGAGGGCGAGGAGTACGTCTGCTTCGGGATCAACCGCCAGGGCGACTGGCACGGCCCCGACCGGCCCCAGCTGTGGTGTACCGTCGGCAGCGAGGACGAACGCGAGGACTTCGAACGCCGGAACTACATCCCGATGCACATGGAGACGCTTTCAGCGGACGCCGAGACGATCACGGTCGTCGAGGCCGCCTGA
- a CDS encoding 50S ribosomal protein L44e, whose amino-acid sequence MQMPRRFNTYCPHCNEHHEHEVERVRQGRTTGMTKVNGRQRERQSGIGNDGKFSKVPGGDKPTKKTNLTYRCSECGNAHLREGWRAGRIEFQE is encoded by the coding sequence ATGCAGATGCCACGCCGGTTTAACACCTACTGTCCGCATTGCAACGAGCACCACGAGCACGAGGTCGAGCGGGTCCGACAGGGACGGACGACCGGGATGACGAAGGTCAACGGTCGCCAGCGCGAGCGCCAGTCCGGGATCGGGAACGACGGCAAGTTCTCGAAGGTCCCCGGTGGCGACAAGCCGACGAAGAAGACCAACCTCACGTACCGTTGCTCGGAGTGTGGGAACGCCCACCTTCGCGAGGGATGGCGCGCCGGCCGCATCGAGTTCCAGGAGTAA